GCACGCAATAGCGCTGGTAGAACTCGGCATGGCTGAGCAGGGTCACGCCCAGATTTTTCTTCCATTCCGCATAGAACTGGCCGAACAGCTGCGCCTCGAATTGCGGACAGGAACGGGGAACCTGCGCATCGATGCCCGCATAGGCGAGGTTCACATTACGCTGGATCACGCGCAACGCGGCGTCGTTTTTCTTGGCGATCAGCATGCCCGTTTCATCGAGAAACAGATTCATCCAGCTGACATGCCGGCGCTCTTCGCTGTCATCACTCTTGCGTTGGAAATAGTCGGGCACTTCCGGCTTCATCAGGAAAATCGTCGCCGGATTGTGCGGGATCGTATCGACGTCCATGTACATGCCGCCGTATTCGCACATGATGAGGATGCGGAAATAATCGGACAGGGTGGCGAAGTAGCGCTGCGTATGCAGGGTGTCGAGGATGTCGAAGCGGGCCGGTGCGAAATCGAGCGCCAGCGCGCGCAGCGAGTTGATGTGCAGGGTCGTGCCGCCGATGGCGTAGCGGCCTATCGTGTAACGCCCGGCGCCGCCCGTGGGGCTGAAGCGTTCGTCATTGCGCAGCTGCTGCGCATCCCACACCCACAGGATGGAGACATACGGCGCGCCGCCGTTGTGCCGTACTTCTTCCAGCGCCGCGCCCCACTGCCCGATCGCGTCAAATGCGATGGCCGGCAACGGCCCGCCCATCCAGATGCGGTGCAGGTAGCGCTCGTCGTCACCGAGGGCGCGCGTGGGGATGCAGCTGAGCGAAGAACAGCTTGCCGCATTGAAATGGTTGAAGTTCAGACCGACGAAGCTGCGCAGGGCGGCGATGCCCGCCTGGTGTTCCGCGGCCAGTTGTTCCAGATCATTGCCAGGGGGCCGCACATCGGCCAGAGTGATGTAATCGAGCTTCAGCCGGTTGATGCGGAACTCGTATTCCAGGTTGAAAATCTTTGCTTGATCGTGTTTTGAGGCCAGGTCATCTATTTTCATGGGCGCACCATTTTCCGCAGGAGAGTGTCAATAAACTTCGCAGGGGGTAAAACAAGGTCGAGAACATGCGCTGCGCCATCAGTGCCGGGCCAGCCGCACCTCGCTTTCCCGGCGCTCCGCCATGCCCCGCGTAAACAACAGCAGGCAGGCGGCGATGACCACGATGACGGGAATATTCAGCAGCGCATACGTCTCGAGCGCATAGCCGAAGCGCTGGCACAGCACGTTGTACAGCTGCAGCCAGGCGGACAGATAAATGCAGTACAGCAAGCTCATGGCGGCCGTCGTCAATGTCATCGACTCCTTGCTGGCCGTGATCGCGCTGCGGAGCAAGGCGCCGTTGAACAGGCCAAAGCCGATGGAATAGACAAACATGCAGGCCGCAAACACATCGACGTGATGGCGGCCCGCGCCGGCGCCCAGCATGCCGGCCGCCGCGATCAGCCCTCCCATGCGCAGCAGATGGACGAGCGGAAAATCCTGGCGCAGGCGCTGGATGGCGATGCTGCTGAGGACGAAGCCCGACAGAATCACGCATTGCAGCGCGATATAGGTGGCGTAGGAGGCGCCCATTTCCTGCAGCACGAAGATGGGCGAGAAACCGATCCAGGCCGTCAGGGGCACGGTGGCCAGGCCGGCCGTGAACATGCCGAACATGAAGCGCCCGTTGCTGAAAATGGCGGCATAGCTTCGCACGATGACGGCAAGGTCCAGGCGCGTGACCGTGGGCGCCGTGCGCGGCATGGTCTTGAACAGGCCCAGCAGGGACAACAGCGCCAGCAGGCCCGAGAGGAAAAACACGTAGCGCCAGTCCAGCCGGCTGATGATGGCGCTGCCGAGGATGGGACCGGCCAGGGGCGCAAGGATGGTGGTACTCGACAGAATACTGCTGAGCTTGACGGCGGCCATGTCGTCGAACAGCTCGTGGATCATGGCATAGCCGACGAAGATGAAACAGCAGCCCATGCCCTGGATGAAGCGCACGGCGAGAAATTGCTCGATCGAGGCGGTCAATGGCACGGCCAAGGTGGCCAGCAGGAACAAGGCATTGCCGGTCAACACCAGCTTGCGCTTGCCGATGCAGTCGGCCAATGGCCCCAGGAAAATCTGCAGGGAACTGCCGCCCAGCAGATACAGGCTCAGGGACAGGGGGACAAACTTTTTCTCCGCCTGGAACTCGTCGACGATGCCCAGCATCGCCGGCATGATCATGTCGTTCGACAGATAGATATTCAGTTCAAAGACGAGAAAAAACGCAAAAAACCACAGCAACTGCTTGGACTTGATGGACATGGCGCGTTCCGTAACGTGGGTGGCTGCCGTCAGTGCATGCCAGCCGTCAGGGCATGGGACGGCGGACACATCTCACACTGAAAACGTGTACCAATTGTATACCAATTAGTATTTTTAACGCTTATTTTTGTGATTTTTAAATACCGCAGCAATACCACTTACGATAATTCCATGGCATTGCGGGAGTGGCGCCTGCCCTGAAAAGGGCGCGCCAGCATGCCGGCGCGTTGGCGCGGGCATGCCGGGAAGGGAAAAACGATGCGTACCAGTGGGCGCGCGGGGGGCCGCTTACCGGCGGCGGTGGCCGGCGAAGAAATCGAGCAGCATCTTGCTGGCGTCGGGCTTGGCCTTGTCGTTGAACGGCAGGCTGGCGTCGCCGCCGCTCCACGCGTGCTCGAGGTGCTCGATCTGCGCCACGCGCAGCAGCACCTGCTTGCCCACCTGATAGTCGTGCAGCGCATAGGCATGGGCCGGATTGCGCCCGCCCGCAGCGCCGCCGGGCAGGCGCTGCGCCGTTACCAGCGTGTCGGCGGGCATGCGGTTCACGCGCACGCTCTGGCGTACCAGCTGCGTCTGGTTAATGGGACGCACCACCTTGTCGGACAGCCCTTGCAGCAGGATGGTGGGCAGGCGGGGGAACGCGGGCTGGCGCGCCAGCACTTCATCGATGGCCGCATCGGCGCGGGCACTGGCGCCATGCTGCATCACGCCCAGCGCGCCGATCAGGTTATGGCCGGCGCCAAACACAGGGCCCGAATGCAGGCCCAGCGCGGCGAACAGATGCGGGTGATTCAGGGCCACGATATGCGCCATGCCGGCGCCGGCGGAAATGCCGCAGATATAAATGCGCGCGCGGTCGATCGCATAGCGGGCCGCCACCTGCTCGATGGCACCGACGATCAGGCGCACGTCGCCGCCGCCCTCCTGCGTCAGCTTGTCGTACCACTTCCAGCAGCGGCGCGCATGCGCGCGCAGCGATTGCTGCGGATACAGCACGGCATAGCCCTTGCGCTCGGCCAGGCGGTTCATGCGCGTGCCGTCGGCAAACTGCGTGGCGCTCTGCTCGCAGCCGTGCAGCATCACCAGCAGCGGCCGGCCACGGCTGCGCATGGCGGCGCTCGGCGCTTTTTCGGGCAGGTACAGGAAATATGGCAGGCGCCGTCCGGGCAACTGCCCCAGTTCCGCCAACGGCGCGTAGTGGGCGGCCAGCCACTTGCCCGGCGGGGGCGCCGTTCGCTTGCGCACGCGCGGTGGCGACAGGGGCGTGGCAAACGGCGCCAGCGAGGGCACGGCGTCGCTGGCGGGCCTGGCGCGCGGCGTCGGCCTGGTCTTGGCCACAGGCTTGCTGCGGGGCTTGGCCCTGGGCTTGGCAGGCACGGGCCCGAACAGCACCTTGGCCAGCTTGGTTGCCGTGCGCTGCTGTGCCTTACCGGCGCGCAATAGCCCGCGCAGCCATTTGGTGGCGGGCTTTACCATGGCGCTCGGCGCGCGTGTCTTGGTGGAGCGTACCGCAAGTTCATCCCTCTGCATCGTTGCATCGTCAGCATGTGCGGCCTCCTCCGTAGAACGCATAGAGTACCGCAATTGGCCGACCACACCGTACGTTTGCACACGGATAAAAGTGCCGCTAAGTAATCCTCAGGAAATTATTGTGAATTTATGACGAACAGAACCGGATGCTATGCAAGGCGCCCACTGCAACGCAGTGCGAGCACTGCTAGCAGTGGGCAAGCCTCGTCGGCCACCTTGCAGAGCGCCGGTTATGGAAGTCAGAAATCATAATAATTTATTGGGCGTTACTTAACACCATTGAGGCAGATCAAACGCGAACAGGTGCGTAAGCTTAATCTGCATGTTCGATCAGCATTTCACCAGAGGAGAGAACACCATGAGCTATCTGGACCGCGACATCCTGGGCATGTACCGCAACCACGACGGCCCGGGGCCAGCCCTGATGGGGGCCGACACCCTGATCGGGGACGAAGTCTACAATC
This window of the Janthinobacterium agaricidamnosum genome carries:
- a CDS encoding MFS transporter — translated: MSIKSKQLLWFFAFFLVFELNIYLSNDMIMPAMLGIVDEFQAEKKFVPLSLSLYLLGGSSLQIFLGPLADCIGKRKLVLTGNALFLLATLAVPLTASIEQFLAVRFIQGMGCCFIFVGYAMIHELFDDMAAVKLSSILSSTTILAPLAGPILGSAIISRLDWRYVFFLSGLLALLSLLGLFKTMPRTAPTVTRLDLAVIVRSYAAIFSNGRFMFGMFTAGLATVPLTAWIGFSPIFVLQEMGASYATYIALQCVILSGFVLSSIAIQRLRQDFPLVHLLRMGGLIAAAGMLGAGAGRHHVDVFAACMFVYSIGFGLFNGALLRSAITASKESMTLTTAAMSLLYCIYLSAWLQLYNVLCQRFGYALETYALLNIPVIVVIAACLLLFTRGMAERRESEVRLARH
- a CDS encoding extracellular catalytic domain type 1 short-chain-length polyhydroxyalkanoate depolymerase; this translates as MVKPATKWLRGLLRAGKAQQRTATKLAKVLFGPVPAKPRAKPRSKPVAKTRPTPRARPASDAVPSLAPFATPLSPPRVRKRTAPPPGKWLAAHYAPLAELGQLPGRRLPYFLYLPEKAPSAAMRSRGRPLLVMLHGCEQSATQFADGTRMNRLAERKGYAVLYPQQSLRAHARRCWKWYDKLTQEGGGDVRLIVGAIEQVAARYAIDRARIYICGISAGAGMAHIVALNHPHLFAALGLHSGPVFGAGHNLIGALGVMQHGASARADAAIDEVLARQPAFPRLPTILLQGLSDKVVRPINQTQLVRQSVRVNRMPADTLVTAQRLPGGAAGGRNPAHAYALHDYQVGKQVLLRVAQIEHLEHAWSGGDASLPFNDKAKPDASKMLLDFFAGHRRR